A genomic stretch from Marinobacter fonticola includes:
- a CDS encoding DUF2798 domain-containing protein has protein sequence MAKQKGARSRHLIFAGIMSGLMSLLMSAVVTYINTDLAPGFVERWLEAFIIAWAVAFPSVAVISPLARWMTDGLMDRLTGH, from the coding sequence ATGGCCAAGCAAAAAGGTGCCAGATCGCGTCACCTGATTTTCGCCGGCATTATGTCCGGATTGATGTCTCTGCTGATGTCGGCTGTCGTCACCTATATCAATACCGACTTGGCGCCGGGCTTTGTGGAGCGCTGGCTGGAGGCGTTTATTATCGCCTGGGCGGTGGCCTTCCCATCGGTGGCGGTCATCTCACCGTTGGCACGGTGGATGACCGACGGCCTAATGGATCGGC